A genomic stretch from Aedes albopictus strain Foshan chromosome 2, AalbF5, whole genome shotgun sequence includes:
- the LOC109432587 gene encoding uncharacterized protein LOC109432587, which translates to MIHANGDTFYDLDRIYSTIERMLVLIRQLSGVSRLGESGRSMSVELQLLNAIDDRSYQLRELQDAVEYLFSQFRKIYLVNKDLYVQLNKRGGRVFELQKQFREQEDGSKCLYYMADVIKYEPALLAMQRVLDRTMREIRIFRKQRNKHKLELCVSHIRNENYDKAFDEFFSFEDNIEQLPKIVEEVFKGSTANLIKLLLFLKGYFWLHKPNSEETFVAGCEHIVQYLKGSVMFCRVETLMIYSTISEVLKDANHLEDFFQDRLDLLLIELSGNKELAVQLILTDPDEAANFAKLFNYMSDELLSELIRETYQGSSEHLNHTLKFISHLPCINQQIFSFQEVHSQMRRLGQSSSSSIFVFAHHIKRTMQNPKYPQATRSSDLDDLKAILHPNVASIIWKQVSISRYESRILMKCGAVGKEVGFSRYTADKNRFECEPVDEGEAFRIRAVAIHGYLVEQDRRPVLASTKCDPTSAASHWRLIPHDDCGYFRIQNVASGRYLYSKFSESSEYDFYNSPEVLRLTDDESVLNEGNSFWKVGEFIRGTRGDTDCVIL; encoded by the coding sequence ATGATCCACGCGAACGGCGACACGTTTTACGATCTGGACCGGATCTACTCGACGATCGAGCGGATGTTGGTGCTGATTCGACAGCTGTCCGGTGTCAGTCGGCTGGGTGAAAGTGGTCGGTCGATGTCCGTGGAGCTGCAGTTGCTGAATGCGATCGATGATCGGAGTTATCAACTGAGGGAGCTGCAGGATGCCGTGGAGTATCTGTTTAGTCAGTTCAGGAAGATCTACCTGGTGAATAAGGATCTGTATGTGCAGTTGAACAAGCGTGGTGGGAGGGTATTTGAGTTGCAGAAGCAATTTCGTGAGCAAGAGGATGGGAGTAAGTGTTTGTATTATATGGCTGATGTGATAAAGTACGAGCCAGCACTGTTGGCTATGCAGCGAGTGTTGGACCGAACCATGCGGGAGATACGGATATTCAGGAAACAAAGGAACAAACACAAACTGGAATTGTGCGTCAGTCATATAAGAAATGAGAACTATGATAAGGCGTTTGATGAGTTCTTTTCGTTTGAAGATAACATTGAACAGTTGCCGAAGATTGTGGAGGAGGTGTTTAAAGGATCTACGGCGAATCTGATAAAGTTGCTGTTATTCTTGAAGGGATACTTTTGGCTGCATAAACCAAATTCGGAGGAGACTTTTGTGGCTGGTTGCGAGCACATAGTGCAGTATCTGAAAGGTTCAGTCATGTTTTGCCGAGTGGAAACCTTGATGATCTACAGCACGATATCCGAAGTCCTTAAAGATGCAAACCATTTGGAAGACTTCTTCCAAGATCGTTTGGATCTACTACTGATAGAGCTGTCCGGCAATAAAGAGCTAGCTGTTCAACTAATTCTCACTGATCCTGATGAAGCAGCCAACTTTGCAAAGCTTTTCAACTACATGTCCGACGAACTTCTTTCCGAATTAATTCGAGAAACATACCAAGGATCCAGTGAACATCTCAACCACACCCTGAAGTTCATTTCCCATCTTCCTTGCATAAACCAGCAAATCTTTAGCTTCCAGGAAGTTCACAGTCAAATGCGTCGACTAGGGCAGTCCAGTTCCTCTTCCATCTTCGTCTTTGCCCATCACATCAAACGAACCATGCAGAATCCAAAGTATCCGCAAGCTACCCGATCGTCCGACCTGGACGACCTCAAAGCCATCCTACACCCAAACGTGGCCAGCATCATCTGGAAGCAAGTCAGCATTTCCCGGTACGAGTCCCGCATCCTGATGAAGTGCGGTGCGGTGGGAAAAGAAGTCGGGTTTTCTCGTTACACGGCGGACAAGAACCGGTTCGAGTGCGAGCCCGTCGACGAAGGGGAAGCGTTCCGTATTCGGGCCGTGGCAATCCATGGCTACCTGGTGGAACAGGATCGGCGTCCAGTGCTCGCATCGACCAAATGTGACCCTACGTCTGCTGCCAGCCATTGGAGGCTGATTCCGCACGATGATTGCGGTTACTTTCGAATCCAGAACGTGGCCAGTGGGAGGTATTTGTATTCCAAGTTCTCGGAGAGTTCTGAGTATGATTTCTACAACAGTCCGGAAGTGCTACGGCTGACCGATGATGAGTCAGTGTTGAACGAGGGCAACTCGTTTTGGAAGGTAGGGGAGTTTATTCGGGGCACACGTGGTGACACGGATTGTGTcattttgtag